The Vigna unguiculata cultivar IT97K-499-35 chromosome 6, ASM411807v1, whole genome shotgun sequence genome contains a region encoding:
- the LOC114188404 gene encoding uncharacterized protein LOC114188404 produces MEDWETAQETIKADINQLKDQVGQILEALKSLKASGEASSAKGEESTHDAPIAFPTYGLPSNYTPPVGDYSGAEHASFSFPINTSRNEATTFAEPRVTVIPKTLNTTVDDDSLGKITPHPTMQSVFVDVEGTKTKLEILEERLRAIEGGGNYGFGDVAGLSLVRDVTIPHKFKVPEFERYKGTTCPRSHLTMYYRKMAAYAYDDKLLIHFFQDSLAGAALSWYTHLEASRIRSWMDLVDAFLKQYKYNMDIAPDRLQLQNMAKRDAESFKEYAQRWRELAAQVEPPLHDKEMVAMFVSMLQPPFYEHMVGNVSSVFADIIIIGERIEIGLKNGKIAYSPLAATTPKKPDFSLGKKMEVEVHAVSTIPKWENQTFAYQAQSPQQGSYQSQHNNTWKFEANTNPNQSLGQITSPRRNQEKNYIHFTPIPVTYTELLPDLLRNALVAICPMKPLEPPYPKYFDVNATCDYHGGAIGHSTEKCLSYKHKVQALIDSGWLKFQENKPNIKTNPLSGHDNASINVIDLEGRQLVKNVSEIKSSQGAEHSIEACKKFENFLQNLIDKNFVQVCCGDKDDKRRLIEEKNELGLACIEGRERKKGKICISDIKESFRSVRWINACQISPIEDGNGLESLDFVRSRPPDI; encoded by the exons ATGGAGGACTGGGAAACTGCACAAGAGACAATAAAAGCAGATATCAATCAACTAAAGGACCAAGTAGGTCAAATCTTGGAGGCCTTGAAGTCCTTAAAGGCCTCAGGAGAAGCTTCATCAGCAAAGGGTGAGGAAAGCACTCACGACGCTCCTATTGCTTTTCCAACATACGGATTGCCATCGAATTACACCCCACCTGTTGGAGATTATTCAGGGGCTGAACATGCTTCCTTCTCATTCCCAATCAATACTTCAAGGAATGAAGCGACTACCTTTGCAGAACCACGAGTGACTGTAATACCCAAGACTTTAAACACAACTGTCGATGATGACTCTTTGGGCAAGATTACACCACACCCTACTATGCAGTCCGTATTCGTTGATGTTGAGGGAACCAAAACTAAGTTGGAAATTTTGGAAGAACGACTACGAGCTATTGAGGGAGGTGGAAACTATGGGTTTGGCGATGTTGCAGGTTTAAGCTTAGTTCGTGATGTAACAATACCTCACAAGTTTAAGGTTCCGGAGTTCGAAAGGTACAAGGGTACCACATGTCCTAGAAGCCATCTAACCATGTATTATCGAAAGATGGCTGCCTATGCTTACGATGACAAATTGTTGATCCACTTTTTCCAAGATAGTTTGGCTGGGGCAGCATTGAGTTGGTATACCCACTTGGAGGCGTCTCGCATTCGCTCTTGGATGGATTTGGTAGATGCTTTTCTGAAACAGTACAAGTATAACATGGATATTGCGCCAGATCGTTTGCAATTGCAGAACATGGCCAAAAGGGATGCAGAATCATTTAAAGAGTATGCCCAACGATGGAGAGAGCTTGCTGCTCAAGTGGAGCCTCCTCTTCATGATAAAGAAATGGTGGCAATGTTTGTGAGCATGTTACAACCACCGTTCTATGAACACATGGTAGGGAATGTATCTTCAGTTTTCGCCGATATTATCATCATAGGTGAAAGGATAGAGATCGGGCTGAAGAATGGAAAGATTGCATATAGCCCGCTCGCGGCTACAACTCCTAAAAAGCCCGATTTCAGTCTCGGGAAGAAGATGGAAGTAGAGGTGCATGCAGTATCAACAATACCTAAGTGGGAAAATCAGACTTTTGCTTACCAAGCACAATCTCCACAACAGGGATCCTATCAATCACAACATAATAACACTTGGAAATTTGAGGCTAACACAAATCCCAACCAGTCTTTGGGGCAAATCACTAGTCCTAGAAGGAATcaagaaaagaattatattcatttcaCTCCTATTCCTGTGACTTACACGGAGTTATTGCCGGATCTACTCCGTAATGCTTTGGTAGCTATCTGCCCGATGAAGCCTTTGGAGCCACCATACCCTAAGTATTTTGATGTAAATGCCACATGTGATTATCACGGGGGGGCCATTGGTCACTCTACTGAGAAATGTTTGTCTTACAAACACAAAGTTCAAGCTTTAATCGACTCAGGGtggttaaaatttcaagagaatAAACCCAACATTAAGACCAATCCCCTATCTGGGCATGATAATGCTTCAATAAATGTTATTGATCTCGAGGGACGCCAGTTGGTGAAGAATGTGAGCGAAATTAAGAGTTCACAAG GTGCTGAACATTCCATCGAGGCGTgcaaaaagtttgaaaattttctacaaaatttgatcGACAAGAACTTCGTGCAAGTATGTTGTGGGGACAAAGATGACAAGAGGAGGCTGATAGAAGAAAAGAATGAGCTAGGCCTAGCTTGCATAGAAGGACGAGAACGAAAGAAAGGGAAGATTTGCATCAGTGACATCAAAGAGAGCTTCCGCAGTGTTAGATGGATTAACGCTTGTCAGATATCACCCATCGAGGATGGAAATGGATTGGAAAGCTTAGACTTTGTGCGGTCCCGTCCTCCAGACATATAG